The following are encoded together in the Natronolimnobius sp. AArcel1 genome:
- a CDS encoding aminoglycoside N(3)-acetyltransferase, with protein sequence MSEADAIARVAEPATVASLVSDLRDLGVGAGDTVFVHSSLSALGWVCGDAPAVIEALQTVLTDAGTLVMPTHSSQYTNPADWGAPPAPDDWIETIREERPAYRPETTPTRGMGAIPECFRNYPGVIRSAHPTVSVAAWGADADAITGDHALDYGLGESSPLARLYDHDASVLMLGTGHETNTSLHLAEHRAAISLETTTNRVPIIRDGERVMVEYTLLDGHTDDFADLGAAFERCVGVTEGPVGAANATLASQRALVDFAVDWLEEHRESSEQ encoded by the coding sequence ATGAGCGAAGCGGATGCGATTGCGCGCGTTGCAGAACCAGCGACCGTTGCCTCTCTTGTCTCCGACCTCCGTGACCTCGGTGTTGGAGCCGGCGATACCGTGTTTGTCCACTCGTCACTGAGCGCCCTCGGCTGGGTCTGTGGCGACGCACCTGCTGTCATCGAGGCGCTCCAGACCGTACTCACTGACGCTGGCACGCTCGTCATGCCAACTCACTCGTCTCAGTACACCAATCCAGCCGACTGGGGAGCACCTCCCGCCCCCGACGACTGGATCGAGACCATCCGCGAGGAACGGCCAGCCTACCGCCCCGAGACCACACCGACTCGAGGCATGGGCGCGATTCCCGAATGCTTCCGAAACTATCCCGGTGTTATCCGCAGTGCCCACCCGACCGTTTCCGTTGCGGCGTGGGGTGCAGACGCCGACGCCATCACCGGCGACCACGCCCTCGATTACGGCCTCGGCGAATCCTCGCCACTTGCGCGACTGTACGACCACGACGCCAGCGTCCTGATGCTTGGCACCGGCCACGAAACCAATACGTCGCTGCACCTCGCCGAACACCGTGCAGCAATCTCACTCGAGACGACGACCAATCGCGTCCCGATCATCAGAGACGGCGAGCGCGTCATGGTCGAGTACACACTCCTTGACGGTCACACAGACGACTTTGCCGACCTCGGCGCGGCGTTCGAACGCTGCGTCGGAGTCACCGAGGGACCGGTGGGTGCTGCAAATGCAACACTCGCATCACAGCGGGCGCTCGTCGATTTCGCCGTCGACTGGCTCGAGGAACATCGCGAATCTTCCGAACAGTAA
- a CDS encoding universal stress protein, whose translation MYDDILIPTDGRANTERAIEEAIDLAGVHGATLHALYIIHSSAIAPGMEFSDLEDAGSEAVDYVAGQAAEAGVTDVETMVRHGLRHEAILDYAQQHGIDLIVMGRNRGLERFLRTSVSEQVSADATTPVLIVE comes from the coding sequence ATGTACGACGATATCCTCATCCCGACTGACGGCCGTGCGAACACCGAGCGCGCAATCGAGGAGGCAATTGACCTCGCAGGTGTCCACGGGGCAACCTTGCACGCGTTGTATATCATCCACTCGAGTGCGATTGCGCCGGGAATGGAGTTCAGCGATCTCGAGGACGCCGGCAGCGAAGCCGTTGATTACGTCGCCGGACAGGCGGCCGAGGCTGGCGTCACCGACGTCGAGACGATGGTTCGCCACGGACTGCGCCACGAAGCAATTCTCGATTACGCACAGCAACACGGAATCGATCTGATCGTGATGGGGCGCAATCGCGGTCTCGAGCGATTCCTGCGAACGAGTGTCTCGGAGCAGGTCTCGGCGGACGCAACCACGCCGGTGTTGATCGTCGAGTAG
- a CDS encoding universal stress protein, producing MQYLAGTDSVHTTAALCDYLEGRATSDDAVTVVATVDETTAPQDAREALTVAPVRLAGVGSVETAVHEGSPESVLPAVADEIGADELLVGAYSGNPAATATVGSTTTALLEQTTRPVVVVPIPEL from the coding sequence ATGCAGTATCTCGCCGGCACCGATTCCGTCCACACAACCGCTGCACTCTGTGACTACCTCGAGGGCCGTGCCACAAGCGACGACGCCGTCACAGTCGTTGCCACCGTCGACGAGACAACCGCCCCCCAAGATGCTCGAGAAGCCCTGACTGTCGCCCCAGTCCGCCTCGCAGGCGTTGGAAGCGTCGAAACTGCTGTCCACGAAGGTAGTCCCGAGTCGGTATTGCCAGCAGTTGCCGACGAAATCGGTGCTGACGAACTCCTCGTCGGCGCTTACAGCGGGAATCCGGCTGCAACCGCCACCGTCGGGTCGACGACGACGGCACTGCTCGAGCAAACGACCCGCCCAGTTGTTGTTGTCCCAATTCCGGAACTATAG
- a CDS encoding winged helix-turn-helix domain-containing protein — protein sequence MSEEPDLSTVLAILDDEYARDILTHTSVEPMSASTLSERCDASLPTIYRRLDRLEECRLVTEETELASDGNHYSVYSANLDRLELSLEDGAFDLELSYEDDGDVADKFTRMWEGMR from the coding sequence GTGAGTGAGGAGCCTGATCTTTCGACGGTGCTCGCCATTCTCGACGACGAGTACGCGCGGGACATCCTCACACATACGAGCGTCGAACCCATGTCTGCCAGTACCTTGAGTGAGCGGTGTGACGCATCCCTCCCGACGATCTATCGCCGACTCGACCGCCTCGAGGAGTGTCGCCTCGTGACCGAAGAAACCGAACTCGCCTCGGACGGAAACCACTATAGCGTCTACAGCGCGAATCTGGATCGGCTAGAGCTCTCGCTCGAGGATGGGGCGTTCGATCTCGAGTTGAGCTACGAGGATGATGGCGACGTTGCGGACAAGTTCACTCGCATGTGGGAGGGGATGCGATGA
- a CDS encoding metal-dependent hydrolase, protein MWPWEHAIVGYLAYSLFCHLVFRRSPTGLEAFAAVFASVLPDIIDKPLAWEYGVFQTGYALGHSIFFAVPLSIAVGVLAHWAGRGSAGVAFGLGYLLHLPSDVLDGYVREGQAHPELMLWPLETVTEHDHGQGFTDQFWLLFTRYQQDLLAGDLSTYMWIQLGLAGFVGLLWLYDGAPVLREPLYWVGHRLRGLLSGRTTRDDRTR, encoded by the coding sequence ATGTGGCCGTGGGAACACGCAATTGTTGGCTATCTCGCGTATTCACTGTTCTGTCACCTCGTGTTTCGGCGCTCGCCGACCGGACTCGAGGCGTTTGCAGCGGTGTTTGCGTCCGTCTTACCAGATATAATCGATAAGCCGCTGGCGTGGGAGTACGGCGTCTTTCAGACGGGCTATGCGCTTGGGCACTCGATCTTTTTCGCCGTTCCGCTCTCGATTGCGGTTGGCGTGCTCGCCCACTGGGCGGGACGGGGGTCGGCTGGCGTCGCATTCGGGTTGGGATATCTGCTCCATCTTCCCTCGGACGTCCTCGATGGCTACGTTCGGGAGGGACAGGCCCATCCGGAACTGATGCTCTGGCCGCTCGAGACGGTAACCGAACACGACCACGGGCAGGGCTTTACCGACCAGTTCTGGCTGCTGTTCACCCGATATCAGCAGGACCTGCTCGCGGGCGATCTCTCGACGTACATGTGGATACAGCTCGGATTAGCGGGCTTCGTCGGCCTGCTCTGGCTGTATGATGGCGCGCCGGTTCTCCGTGAACCGTTGTACTGGGTCGGACACAGACTCCGTGGTCTTCTTTCAGGTCGGACAACCCGCGACGACCGGACTCGGTGA
- a CDS encoding polysaccharide deacetylase family protein yields the protein MPDTTDLSASAAESTNSNVPVSPTTAATELLEPARVQTLPGDAEFALCLTHDVDRPYKGIRSLYYATQDRPAYHLRSALDRSNPYWQFEEIMELEAELGVRSAFYFLNEQHLLADRSPREWLSPANWVQHLGRYDVTAPEIIDVIQTLDEGGWEVGLHGSYHTATDRERLREEKTLLESVLEKPIRGGRQHHLRLENPETWHHHRAIGLEYDASLGSSTECGFHEGYHPVRPFGDEFVVFPLTVMDQALPDPATTFDAAQRTCERLLLEAMNHGGVMTVLWHPRFFNEQEYPGHRALYRWVVERALELGAWVGSPGEFCTALELESERERTREREHELEHSTHERPQSSQHAEQNRLLEEAPPTGVSAVRGEP from the coding sequence ATGCCTGATACGACCGACTTGAGCGCCAGCGCAGCCGAGTCGACTAACTCGAACGTTCCGGTCTCGCCGACGACCGCCGCGACTGAACTGCTCGAGCCAGCTCGTGTCCAGACACTTCCCGGCGATGCGGAGTTCGCCCTCTGTCTGACCCACGATGTCGACCGGCCGTATAAGGGCATCCGGTCGTTGTACTACGCGACACAGGACCGTCCCGCCTATCACCTCCGGTCGGCACTCGATCGCTCGAATCCCTACTGGCAGTTCGAGGAAATCATGGAACTCGAGGCCGAGCTGGGTGTTCGGTCGGCGTTTTACTTCCTGAACGAACAGCACCTCCTCGCAGACCGCTCGCCTCGAGAGTGGCTCTCGCCAGCAAATTGGGTGCAACACCTCGGCCGGTACGACGTGACCGCGCCCGAGATTATCGACGTAATCCAGACGCTCGACGAGGGCGGCTGGGAGGTTGGCCTTCACGGCTCGTATCACACGGCAACCGACCGCGAGCGACTCCGTGAAGAGAAAACCCTCCTCGAGTCCGTCCTCGAGAAACCGATTCGTGGCGGACGCCAACACCATCTGCGACTCGAGAACCCCGAGACGTGGCACCATCACCGCGCAATCGGCCTCGAGTACGACGCGAGTTTAGGCTCGAGCACTGAGTGTGGCTTTCATGAGGGCTATCACCCGGTGCGGCCGTTTGGCGATGAGTTCGTCGTCTTCCCACTGACAGTGATGGATCAGGCGCTGCCGGATCCCGCGACGACGTTCGACGCTGCTCAGCGGACCTGCGAGCGACTGCTGCTCGAGGCGATGAACCACGGCGGCGTGATGACCGTGCTCTGGCATCCGCGCTTTTTCAACGAACAGGAGTATCCCGGTCACCGGGCGCTGTATCGGTGGGTCGTCGAACGCGCACTCGAGTTAGGTGCGTGGGTTGGCTCGCCCGGCGAGTTCTGTACGGCGCTGGAACTCGAGAGCGAACGCGAGCGCACGCGCGAACGTGAGCATGAACTCGAGCATTCGACACACGAGCGACCACAGTCGAGTCAGCACGCCGAGCAGAACCGCCTCCTTGAGGAGGCGCCACCAACTGGTGTCTCAGCGGTCCGAGGTGAACCATGA
- a CDS encoding PGF-pre-PGF domain-containing protein: MNEKVIAVALVALVAFGGIAAVAQPVAASSTQPSANDEHVVEQDGECYPIEALTSSGTVEAFYDYRNHETHPEDVDRMYSSYGTEHLQEDNTSVLFLHEGTDGMSLVMIHDQVDGDTTGGVATFEITGAPAEAEWVVQDDLYDSEENMVEWYDEDGWLGADWIWSEARTDGGAIQGGLNDDFAMTIHPAFNEDAALYDVEDIYDPDFHENGTIDDWEVLSGDSDDPDRTDLDLDEPVTIRTGSCDGPSVSYDQPGDGDTDELTATIDGADASDEIALQPLSGTDSVATFDDITMTDVDGNGSVTFANDADGLPDTPSDIETFSSLSVTSDSLEDSSATVSFSVDADTLEEHQLSPDEVALYEADGDEWEQVPTSVTDQTGSEYRYSADISSLEGLMIGEQQEQLTDDDSADGTDSSGADDDGASSMPGFAVGSALSALAVLCVALAARTRLSQ, translated from the coding sequence ATGAACGAGAAAGTGATCGCGGTTGCACTGGTCGCGCTCGTTGCCTTTGGCGGGATCGCGGCAGTGGCCCAGCCAGTTGCAGCCTCGAGCACCCAACCGTCGGCAAACGACGAGCATGTCGTCGAACAGGACGGCGAGTGCTACCCGATCGAGGCACTGACCTCGAGTGGCACTGTCGAGGCGTTCTATGACTACCGGAACCACGAGACGCATCCGGAGGATGTTGATCGGATGTACAGTTCCTATGGCACTGAACACCTACAAGAGGACAATACGAGCGTGCTGTTCCTCCACGAAGGCACTGATGGAATGAGCCTCGTCATGATCCACGACCAGGTTGATGGCGACACGACGGGTGGCGTTGCAACCTTCGAGATTACGGGTGCGCCTGCCGAGGCAGAGTGGGTCGTCCAGGACGACCTCTACGATAGTGAGGAGAACATGGTTGAGTGGTACGACGAGGATGGCTGGCTCGGTGCTGACTGGATCTGGAGCGAGGCGCGAACCGACGGCGGCGCGATTCAGGGTGGACTCAACGATGACTTCGCCATGACGATTCACCCAGCGTTCAACGAGGACGCGGCACTCTACGATGTTGAAGACATTTACGACCCGGACTTCCACGAGAACGGAACGATCGACGACTGGGAGGTCCTCTCGGGCGATAGTGATGACCCAGACCGGACCGACCTCGACCTCGACGAGCCAGTGACGATCCGAACTGGATCGTGTGATGGCCCATCGGTTAGCTACGACCAGCCGGGTGACGGCGACACAGACGAACTCACCGCCACCATCGACGGCGCGGACGCGTCCGACGAGATCGCACTCCAGCCACTCTCCGGCACCGATTCGGTCGCCACGTTCGACGACATCACGATGACCGACGTCGACGGCAACGGCTCCGTAACGTTCGCAAACGACGCTGATGGCCTCCCCGACACCCCGAGCGATATCGAGACGTTCTCCTCGCTTTCAGTCACCAGTGACTCACTCGAGGACTCGAGCGCGACGGTCTCGTTCAGCGTCGATGCGGATACGCTCGAGGAACACCAGCTCTCGCCGGATGAGGTTGCACTGTACGAAGCCGATGGCGACGAGTGGGAACAGGTGCCAACGTCGGTCACCGACCAGACTGGCTCGGAGTATCGCTACAGCGCAGACATCTCGTCGCTCGAGGGGCTCATGATCGGCGAGCAACAAGAACAGTTGACTGACGATGATTCGGCGGACGGGACGGACTCGAGCGGCGCTGATGACGATGGTGCATCCTCGATGCCTGGCTTCGCGGTCGGCAGCGCACTGAGCGCCCTTGCGGTACTCTGTGTTGCACTCGCCGCCCGCACGCGGTTGAGCCAGTAA
- a CDS encoding metallophosphoesterase, with product MADSPSDPVYYVISDLHMGGDEQLGTVDFLEELLAFLERLEMTDENAELVINGDAFGLWEVTEHTGIAKLEALIERYPELFEQLRATGAEIPITLLPGNHDSELAAHDEYVDLLAKYNITLVQATSMTRPIGERTIHFEHGHQQDENNRFEDFGNPYETPLGYYYNTLVTSRAGRLSERGRYNWLKDVQAVTPTERVPRWLLSKYFYREMNPLLRYSLVPFLLLFNLSVILAVLAVLDVAGVWTLPVETADAVLAQLGLVGEAVHFLLVATVAVVSSLLVVSIPAYLILRDFGHTVDRFGVLEGDLTVDPDTPYIEAARAVFSEHPETAVFCYGHTHRPTTNRVDDRVLVNTGTWLKRLHRRNVVTGVLPPVYYPSYQLCVVRIATADDAIVVKYEEIAKSDPSAEELTRTERLLTLGRAPTPTLPDRSVVPLEHSESSLEYADETHSPSK from the coding sequence ATGGCAGATTCCCCCAGCGACCCGGTCTACTACGTCATCAGTGACCTCCACATGGGCGGTGACGAACAGCTGGGAACCGTCGACTTTCTCGAGGAGTTGCTCGCCTTTCTCGAGCGCCTCGAAATGACTGACGAGAACGCCGAGTTGGTAATCAACGGCGATGCGTTCGGCCTGTGGGAAGTGACTGAACACACTGGCATTGCTAAACTCGAGGCGCTGATCGAGCGCTATCCCGAGCTATTCGAGCAGTTGCGTGCGACCGGTGCGGAAATACCGATTACGCTCTTGCCGGGCAATCACGACAGTGAACTTGCTGCCCACGATGAGTACGTCGACCTGCTCGCGAAGTACAACATCACACTCGTGCAGGCTACGTCGATGACTCGTCCGATCGGCGAGCGAACCATTCACTTCGAACACGGCCACCAGCAGGACGAGAACAATCGCTTCGAAGACTTTGGCAATCCCTACGAGACGCCGCTTGGATACTATTACAATACGCTCGTGACGAGTCGTGCTGGGCGCCTCTCAGAGCGTGGGCGATACAACTGGCTCAAAGACGTGCAAGCGGTGACACCGACTGAGCGCGTCCCGCGCTGGTTGCTCTCGAAGTACTTTTATCGGGAGATGAATCCACTCTTGCGATACAGTCTGGTGCCGTTTCTCCTGTTGTTTAACCTTAGTGTGATTCTGGCGGTGCTTGCCGTACTCGACGTCGCCGGAGTGTGGACACTGCCAGTCGAAACAGCAGATGCCGTCCTGGCGCAACTGGGACTTGTCGGCGAAGCCGTCCACTTCCTGCTCGTTGCCACCGTGGCCGTCGTTTCCTCCCTGCTCGTCGTCAGTATCCCTGCGTATCTCATCCTTCGCGATTTCGGCCACACGGTCGACCGTTTCGGTGTCCTCGAGGGCGATCTCACCGTCGACCCTGACACGCCATACATCGAGGCGGCTCGAGCGGTGTTTTCCGAACACCCGGAGACAGCGGTGTTCTGTTACGGTCATACCCACCGGCCGACGACGAACAGGGTTGACGATCGCGTACTCGTTAACACCGGCACGTGGCTCAAGCGATTACATCGACGCAACGTGGTCACTGGCGTGCTCCCGCCAGTCTACTACCCGTCCTATCAGCTGTGTGTCGTCCGCATCGCGACGGCCGACGACGCAATCGTCGTCAAGTACGAAGAGATTGCAAAATCCGATCCAAGCGCCGAGGAGTTAACGCGCACCGAACGACTGCTCACGCTCGGGCGCGCCCCGACCCCGACGCTTCCTGACCGATCGGTCGTCCCCCTCGAGCACTCGGAGTCGTCACTCGAGTACGCCGACGAAACACACTCTCCAAGCAAATAA
- a CDS encoding DUF354 domain-containing protein has protein sequence MKYLFFTNTPAHVHLYKHAVERLRDRGHDVLVLAREYTCTTDLLEWYDLPHTVYGSCDTSKGSLMSQLPAHYVRAIASARRFDPDLIFGMGAYAAHTGAVTRTPTVLLIDSEPASFDHTISTPFARTILTPNTFRKDLGEDHHVFPGLKECAYLHPEVYESNPSVRDRLGLETDESYAILRLNAFGSQHDVGKQGITSEDQQRIIGRLDEDATVLVSDEGGDADLEGLPARPFDLHPALLHDVLAEADLLVADTQTMVTEAALLGTPAIRSNSFVGEDDMGNFVELENQGLIHNVASADEIIEQATTLLEADDTAETWRRRRNAFLADKVNLTDVIVDVATEQGYVDGLESLSQFSQVAAHEPAQSVGVGGD, from the coding sequence ATGAAGTACCTGTTTTTCACTAACACCCCGGCGCACGTTCATCTGTACAAACACGCCGTCGAACGGCTGCGTGACCGTGGCCACGACGTACTCGTCCTCGCGCGGGAATACACCTGCACGACGGATTTGCTCGAGTGGTACGATCTTCCACACACGGTCTATGGCTCCTGTGACACCTCCAAAGGGTCGCTGATGAGTCAACTGCCGGCCCATTACGTCCGCGCAATTGCGAGCGCGCGACGATTCGACCCGGATCTCATCTTCGGGATGGGCGCGTATGCAGCCCACACCGGCGCAGTAACGCGAACTCCGACTGTCTTGCTTATCGACTCCGAGCCGGCGTCGTTCGATCACACGATCTCGACGCCGTTTGCCCGCACAATTCTGACGCCGAATACGTTCCGGAAGGATCTGGGCGAGGATCACCACGTCTTCCCCGGCCTCAAAGAGTGTGCGTACCTTCACCCCGAAGTGTACGAGTCGAACCCCTCGGTCCGCGACCGACTCGGCCTCGAGACCGACGAGTCCTACGCAATCCTCCGGCTCAACGCCTTTGGCTCCCAGCACGACGTGGGCAAACAGGGGATCACGAGCGAGGATCAGCAACGGATTATTGGGCGACTCGACGAGGACGCAACGGTGCTCGTCTCCGACGAAGGTGGTGACGCTGACCTCGAGGGGCTGCCAGCCCGGCCGTTTGATCTCCACCCGGCGCTGCTCCACGACGTACTCGCCGAGGCAGACCTACTGGTCGCAGACACGCAGACGATGGTCACCGAGGCTGCACTGCTCGGGACGCCTGCGATCCGCTCGAACTCGTTCGTCGGCGAAGACGACATGGGCAACTTCGTCGAACTCGAGAATCAGGGCCTGATCCACAACGTGGCCTCGGCGGATGAGATCATCGAACAGGCGACGACGTTGCTCGAGGCCGACGATACGGCAGAGACCTGGCGTCGTCGGCGTAACGCCTTCCTCGCGGACAAGGTCAACCTGACGGACGTGATCGTTGATGTTGCAACCGAGCAGGGCTATGTCGACGGACTCGAGTCACTCTCACAGTTCAGTCAAGTGGCCGCGCACGAACCGGCACAATCGGTCGGTGTTGGCGGCGACTGA
- a CDS encoding antibiotic ABC transporter permease translates to MQSQGLGRSDPTTQAETDGRPRAVDHYLSVLDSTLAYARRRDYAGPDYGDGMSSKLLQAAPIENRFVNLVVQELVKRSPVNIRPLLRVEHRRNYKGTALFTMANLNFDTYTSADEGSRRRFDPRAEADHLAQWLVDESLEGYSGFCGGHRHEIQHFHTKGVPSDPDIVSTAYAVKSLLQATEHGLGDEYAETARSAVEFLIEDLDYREVEDGAKIDYHLNHPDDSYTLNSAALGAGMLIDLYEHFGEEDLIERATNILDHIAANQTDIGGWPYRIPADASHLSMDSHHNGFIIEVFQRYRDVVDADRYDDTLESALEFYREELFELDGAPNFDESNAYPRDIHASTQGILVFTREGDLEFADRILRWVLANLQVDGTEGEFYYRQYRHHTKRVTLMRWCQGWMSYAMSEFLLACQTDGVQETALDSEIEVEQLESTPQPNA, encoded by the coding sequence ATGCAGTCACAAGGACTCGGACGTTCCGACCCCACCACACAGGCCGAGACGGATGGCCGTCCTCGAGCCGTCGATCACTATCTCTCAGTTCTGGATTCGACGCTCGCGTACGCTCGTCGCCGTGACTATGCCGGACCGGATTACGGTGACGGGATGAGTAGCAAGCTGTTACAGGCTGCCCCAATCGAAAATCGCTTCGTGAATCTGGTCGTCCAGGAACTCGTCAAACGCAGTCCGGTCAATATCCGCCCACTGTTGCGCGTCGAACACCGCCGAAATTACAAGGGAACAGCGCTGTTTACGATGGCAAATCTGAACTTCGACACCTACACGAGCGCCGATGAGGGCTCGAGGCGGCGGTTCGATCCACGAGCTGAAGCCGACCACCTTGCCCAGTGGCTCGTCGACGAGAGCCTCGAGGGCTACAGCGGCTTCTGTGGCGGCCATCGACACGAGATCCAACACTTCCACACAAAGGGCGTTCCGAGCGACCCGGATATTGTCTCGACAGCCTACGCCGTCAAATCGCTCTTGCAGGCGACGGAACACGGACTCGGCGACGAGTACGCCGAGACCGCTCGTAGCGCGGTTGAGTTCCTCATCGAGGATCTGGACTACCGAGAAGTCGAGGACGGCGCGAAAATCGACTACCATCTGAACCATCCCGACGACTCCTATACACTCAACTCCGCGGCCCTCGGCGCGGGAATGCTGATCGACCTCTACGAACATTTCGGCGAGGAGGATCTGATCGAGCGTGCGACAAATATTCTGGACCACATCGCGGCCAACCAGACAGACATCGGCGGCTGGCCATATCGCATCCCCGCCGACGCCTCACATCTGTCGATGGACAGCCATCACAACGGCTTCATCATCGAGGTCTTCCAGCGCTATCGTGACGTGGTTGACGCCGACCGCTACGACGACACCCTCGAGTCTGCACTCGAGTTCTACCGCGAGGAGCTATTCGAACTCGACGGCGCGCCGAACTTCGACGAATCCAACGCCTACCCGCGTGACATTCACGCGAGTACGCAAGGAATACTGGTCTTTACCCGGGAGGGTGACCTCGAGTTCGCCGACCGAATCCTGCGCTGGGTGCTCGCGAATCTGCAGGTCGATGGCACGGAAGGCGAGTTCTACTATCGGCAGTATCGCCATCACACGAAACGCGTCACGCTGATGCGGTGGTGTCAGGGCTGGATGTCCTATGCCATGTCGGAGTTCCTGCTGGCCTGCCAAACCGACGGCGTACAGGAGACAGCACTCGACTCCGAAATCGAAGTCGAACAACTCGAGTCAACGCCACAGCCAAACGCATGA
- a CDS encoding glycosyltransferase → MSETTADTERATTDASAETDARARWRAPVEPMGDTDAAGARVLVLTGLGHKNALHYGPLADIAEEMTLVCLDPDHVGEIENANYVQVPDFGPRILRVLMLFVVALLEGYRNEYDTVASISLVPYGLYALALKKLYGYQAFLGIIGIDLDHHAEQWYGAGPRWAFRQFDAVSVPGSDHAERLLEYGLERDRIHILTNAIDTDTYHPIPADIDTAYDFVWVGRFGPEKDPVLFVEALAELEARDTDFQAVMVGNGTLRTEVIDAVAAHGLEDRIDFAGWVDEPLSYYRQSDTFVLTSRRDALPLAMLEAMASGLPAVVPDIGSVTDAVTDGENGVVVDSRHPRALAAAMERCLDDEYRGPLAEAAPDVRESVSMDEAETDWRNILTTLGNKNTAVSSTRD, encoded by the coding sequence ATGAGCGAGACAACCGCCGACACCGAACGCGCAACCACCGACGCCAGCGCCGAGACAGACGCGCGAGCGCGCTGGCGAGCGCCAGTCGAGCCGATGGGCGACACCGATGCAGCGGGCGCTCGAGTGCTGGTACTGACCGGACTCGGGCACAAGAACGCTCTCCACTACGGGCCGCTTGCAGACATCGCCGAGGAGATGACGCTCGTTTGCCTCGACCCGGACCACGTCGGCGAGATCGAGAACGCAAACTACGTGCAGGTGCCCGACTTCGGGCCACGAATCCTGCGGGTGCTCATGCTCTTTGTTGTCGCTCTGCTCGAGGGCTATCGCAACGAGTACGACACCGTCGCCTCGATTTCGCTGGTGCCGTACGGCCTCTACGCGCTCGCGTTGAAGAAGCTCTACGGCTATCAGGCGTTTCTCGGGATCATCGGGATCGACCTCGATCACCACGCCGAGCAGTGGTACGGCGCGGGGCCGCGCTGGGCGTTCAGACAGTTCGATGCCGTCTCCGTTCCCGGCTCCGACCACGCCGAGCGCCTCCTCGAGTATGGTCTCGAGCGGGATCGCATCCACATCTTGACGAACGCCATCGATACCGACACCTACCACCCGATCCCGGCCGACATCGACACCGCGTACGACTTCGTCTGGGTTGGCCGCTTCGGCCCCGAGAAAGATCCCGTCCTGTTCGTCGAGGCGCTTGCCGAACTCGAGGCCCGCGACACCGACTTTCAGGCAGTCATGGTCGGCAACGGCACGCTCCGAACCGAGGTCATCGATGCGGTCGCCGCCCACGGCCTCGAGGATCGGATCGACTTCGCGGGCTGGGTTGATGAACCGCTGTCGTACTACCGCCAGTCGGATACGTTCGTGTTGACCTCACGTCGGGATGCCCTGCCGCTTGCGATGCTCGAGGCGATGGCGTCAGGTCTGCCCGCTGTCGTCCCCGATATCGGCTCGGTAACTGACGCGGTCACAGACGGCGAAAACGGTGTTGTCGTCGACAGTCGACACCCACGGGCGCTCGCAGCGGCGATGGAACGCTGTCTTGACGACGAGTATCGAGGCCCGCTCGCCGAGGCCGCACCCGACGTTCGTGAGTCAGTTTCGATGGACGAGGCCGAGACGGACTGGCGAAACATTCTCACGACGCTTGGAAACAAGAACACAGCCGTCTCGAGCACTCGAGACTGA